A single region of the Roseivivax sp. THAF197b genome encodes:
- the tsaD gene encoding tRNA (adenosine(37)-N6)-threonylcarbamoyltransferase complex transferase subunit TsaD: MNAPLIVLGLESSCDDTSAAVLRGREILSNVVMGQAELHAAFGGVVPEIAARAHAEKLDIAVEQALLEAGIGLRDVDAIAVTAGPGLIGGVLSGVMCAKGLAAGAGKPLIGVNHLAGHALTPRLTDDLAYPYLMLLISGGHCQFLIAHGPDSFERLGGTIDDAPGEAFDKTARLLGLPQPGGPSVEAAARDGDAARFRFPRPLLDRPGCDMSFSGLKTALLRERDRIVAEKGGLTTTDRADLCAGFQSAIRDVLTEKTRRALAIYLERKPSEPAFAIAGGVAANTAIRAELETLCRDAGVAFMAPPLALCTDNAAMIAYAGSELFAAGHRSDMALKARPRWPLDPGAAPLVGSGKKGAKA, encoded by the coding sequence ATGAACGCCCCTTTGATCGTCCTCGGACTGGAAAGTAGCTGCGATGACACGTCGGCCGCGGTGCTGCGCGGGCGCGAGATCCTGTCCAATGTGGTCATGGGTCAGGCCGAGTTGCACGCGGCCTTCGGCGGGGTCGTTCCCGAAATTGCTGCGCGCGCCCATGCCGAAAAGCTGGATATTGCGGTTGAACAGGCTCTGTTGGAAGCCGGGATTGGTTTGCGTGACGTCGATGCAATTGCCGTGACGGCGGGTCCGGGCCTGATCGGGGGCGTGCTGTCAGGAGTGATGTGCGCCAAGGGCCTTGCTGCGGGCGCGGGCAAGCCGCTGATCGGGGTCAATCACCTCGCGGGGCATGCGCTGACCCCTCGGCTGACGGACGATCTGGCGTATCCCTACCTGATGCTGCTGATTTCGGGCGGGCATTGCCAGTTTCTGATCGCGCATGGCCCAGACAGTTTCGAACGGCTGGGCGGGACGATCGACGACGCGCCCGGCGAGGCCTTCGACAAGACCGCGCGGCTTCTGGGTTTGCCGCAACCGGGCGGCCCGTCGGTTGAGGCTGCGGCGCGCGATGGCGACGCGGCGCGCTTTCGATTTCCGCGGCCGCTTCTGGACCGGCCCGGCTGCGACATGAGCTTTTCCGGGCTCAAGACCGCGCTTCTGCGCGAGCGGGACCGGATCGTTGCGGAAAAGGGCGGCCTGACCACGACGGACCGTGCCGATCTCTGCGCAGGGTTCCAGTCTGCGATCCGCGATGTTCTGACCGAAAAGACGCGACGGGCCCTTGCGATCTATCTGGAGCGGAAGCCATCCGAACCGGCCTTTGCCATTGCAGGCGGTGTTGCCGCTAATACGGCAATCCGGGCAGAGTTAGAGACGCTTTGCAGGGATGCAGGCGTTGCGTTCATGGCGCCACCTCTGGCGCTTTGTACGGATAATGCCGCAATGATCGCCTATGCCGGATCCGAGCTTTTCGCGGCAGGTCACAGATCCGATATGGCCCTGAAAGCCCGGCCGCGCTGGCCGCTCGATCCCGGTGCGGCCCCCCTGGTCGGGTCGGGCAAAAAAGGGGCCAAGGCCTGA
- a CDS encoding uroporphyrinogen-III synthase — MPSPILLLTRPDAAANAFAGELEVEGIRPESILISPLIEISFTRQLPDMAPYLGLIFTSANGVHAYRDAGGPYRDICFTVGDATARAAREAGLHPVSAQGSASDLTALILREAPAGPLLHLRGEHSRGAVAETLNSAGIETNSAVLYAQELVPLSKAARDALNGKLPVVAPFFSPRTARAFADHGPFTAPLYLAAMSEAVAAPLQPLGAMALETAAQPNGTSLRRTVKGLWQKAQSLEGGDAGQ, encoded by the coding sequence ATGCCCTCTCCGATCCTTCTTCTGACCAGACCTGACGCCGCCGCGAACGCCTTCGCTGGCGAGCTGGAAGTCGAGGGGATTCGGCCCGAGAGCATCCTGATCAGCCCGTTGATCGAGATCTCCTTCACACGGCAGCTGCCTGATATGGCACCATATCTCGGTTTGATCTTCACCTCCGCGAACGGTGTGCACGCGTATCGCGACGCAGGCGGGCCCTACCGCGACATTTGCTTCACCGTTGGCGATGCCACCGCGAGGGCAGCGCGGGAGGCGGGTCTGCATCCTGTCTCGGCGCAAGGGTCCGCCTCCGATCTGACAGCGCTCATATTGCGCGAAGCACCCGCTGGGCCGCTCCTGCATCTACGGGGTGAACACAGCCGCGGCGCGGTGGCGGAAACGCTGAATTCTGCCGGAATAGAGACGAATTCAGCCGTTCTCTACGCGCAAGAACTCGTACCGCTCAGCAAGGCGGCGCGCGATGCGCTGAATGGAAAGCTGCCGGTGGTGGCACCGTTCTTTTCGCCGCGTACGGCGCGGGCCTTCGCGGATCATGGCCCTTTCACCGCGCCGCTTTATCTTGCGGCAATGAGCGAAGCGGTTGCAGCACCGCTTCAACCATTGGGCGCCATGGCCCTCGAGACTGCCGCCCAACCGAACGGCACTTCCTTGCGACGGACCGTCAAGGGTTTGTGGCAAAAGGCGCAATCGCTTGAGGGCGGGGATGCAGGCCAGTAA
- a CDS encoding heme biosynthesis protein HemY has translation MLWSLIKIVLFVAIVAALTLGASYLLEAEGGIQITVAGMEFTFGPLQSVIAAVVLFVAVWLLLKIVSLLIAVLKFINGDETAITRYFDRNRERKGYQALGDGLTALASGEGRVALAKAQKAERYLNKPEVTDILAAQAAEQVGDSRRAEDIYKRLLKNDATRFVGVRGIMKQRIARGDTDTALQLAKRAFALKPKHEEMQDTLLQLQAKKADWAGARKTLQAKLKYGNMPRDLHKRRDAVLALSEAKDILDEGKDVEAREAAISANKTSPDLVPAATMAARGYIADGRKKNAARLLKKAWQAQPHPDLAAAFAEIEPAESPAERLKRFRTLTSIHADHRESKLLLAELNLAAEDFPGARRAIGDLWETDPDARVLTIMAAIERGEGTEDAIVRGWLAKALTAPRGPQWVCENCNNIQTEWSPVCNNCDAFDTLSWKTPPRTDVSLPGGAEMLPLLVGPSTMPEEERPQPDPLDEVVPEQSEIPDAEIADQANADKDADGAEAQKAT, from the coding sequence ATGCTCTGGTCACTCATAAAGATCGTTCTTTTCGTCGCCATCGTCGCGGCGCTGACCCTCGGTGCCAGCTACCTTCTGGAAGCCGAAGGCGGCATCCAGATCACCGTCGCGGGGATGGAATTCACCTTCGGACCGCTGCAATCCGTGATCGCCGCGGTGGTCCTGTTCGTCGCTGTCTGGCTTTTGCTGAAGATCGTGTCGCTGCTGATCGCGGTTCTGAAATTCATCAATGGCGACGAGACGGCGATCACCCGGTATTTCGACCGCAATCGCGAGCGGAAAGGCTACCAGGCGCTTGGCGACGGGTTGACGGCGCTGGCCTCAGGCGAGGGGCGCGTTGCCCTGGCCAAGGCGCAGAAAGCGGAACGCTATCTCAACAAACCGGAAGTCACCGACATCCTGGCTGCACAGGCCGCCGAACAGGTCGGAGACAGCCGCAGGGCCGAGGATATCTACAAGCGGCTTCTCAAGAACGACGCCACACGTTTCGTCGGCGTACGCGGCATCATGAAGCAGCGAATCGCCCGGGGCGACACCGATACCGCGCTGCAACTGGCCAAGCGCGCCTTCGCGCTGAAGCCCAAGCATGAAGAGATGCAGGATACCCTCCTGCAGCTTCAGGCCAAGAAGGCCGACTGGGCCGGGGCGCGCAAGACGCTGCAAGCCAAGCTGAAATACGGCAACATGCCGCGCGACCTGCACAAGCGGCGCGATGCCGTGCTGGCCCTGTCGGAGGCGAAGGACATCCTCGACGAGGGCAAGGATGTCGAAGCGCGGGAAGCGGCGATCAGCGCCAACAAGACCTCGCCGGATCTGGTGCCCGCCGCAACGATGGCCGCACGCGGATACATCGCCGATGGGCGCAAGAAGAACGCCGCGCGACTTCTGAAAAAGGCGTGGCAGGCGCAGCCGCATCCCGACCTCGCCGCCGCCTTTGCCGAGATCGAGCCCGCGGAAAGCCCGGCCGAGCGCCTGAAGCGGTTCCGCACCCTGACATCGATCCATGCGGATCATCGCGAATCGAAGCTTCTGCTTGCCGAACTGAACCTCGCCGCGGAGGATTTCCCCGGCGCGCGGCGCGCCATTGGCGATCTGTGGGAAACCGATCCCGATGCCCGTGTTCTGACGATCATGGCCGCGATCGAGCGGGGCGAAGGCACGGAGGACGCGATCGTGCGCGGATGGCTCGCAAAGGCGCTGACCGCGCCGCGCGGTCCGCAATGGGTCTGCGAGAACTGCAACAACATCCAGACCGAGTGGTCGCCCGTCTGCAACAATTGCGACGCCTTCGATACGCTGAGCTGGAAGACCCCGCCGCGCACGGATGTGAGCCTGCCGGGCGGTGCCGAGATGCTGCCGCTTCTGGTCGGACCGTCGACCATGCCCGAAGAGGAACGCCCCCAGCCCGACCCGCTGGACGAAGTCGTGCCCGAGCAAAGCGAGATTCCCGATGCGGAAATCGCTGATCAGGCCAACGCCGACAAGGACGCAGACGGGGCAGAGGCACAAAAGGCCACCTGA
- a CDS encoding NAD-dependent epimerase/dehydratase family protein yields the protein MTRVLVTGSAGFIGFHLARLLLDEGHVVHGYDGMNDYYDVRLKQRRHGILLQKPGFTATEAQLEDQDDFDAAADAFEPEIIVHLAAQAGVRYSLENPKAYLTSNVMGTFSVMEVARRHEVQHLLMASTSSVYGANTEMPFKETDKADTQLTMYSASKKANESMGHSWAHIHGVPITMFRFFTVYGPWGRPDLALYKFVDRMLDGREIDVYNHGDMYRDFTYIDDLVRGIRLLMDAVPGGEETRVEGDNLSPVAPFRVVNIGNSDKVRLLDFVAGIEDALGMKAKINFMDIQPGDVPATWADASLLQALTGYRPQTDFRKGIREFVTWYREYSGK from the coding sequence ATGACGCGTGTTCTTGTGACCGGCTCCGCCGGGTTTATCGGTTTCCACCTGGCCCGGCTTTTGCTGGATGAGGGCCATGTCGTGCACGGCTATGACGGCATGAACGATTATTACGACGTTCGCCTGAAGCAGCGCCGTCACGGGATCCTGCTGCAGAAGCCGGGATTTACCGCCACCGAAGCGCAGCTTGAGGATCAGGACGATTTCGACGCGGCTGCGGATGCGTTCGAGCCCGAGATCATCGTGCATCTCGCGGCGCAGGCGGGTGTGCGGTACTCGCTGGAAAACCCAAAGGCCTACCTGACCTCCAACGTGATGGGCACCTTCTCCGTGATGGAGGTGGCGCGGCGGCACGAGGTGCAGCACCTGCTCATGGCGTCCACTTCCTCGGTCTACGGCGCGAATACCGAGATGCCGTTCAAGGAAACGGACAAGGCCGACACGCAGCTGACCATGTATTCCGCCTCAAAGAAGGCGAATGAAAGCATGGGGCATAGCTGGGCGCATATTCACGGCGTGCCAATCACGATGTTCCGGTTCTTCACGGTCTATGGGCCCTGGGGTCGTCCGGATCTTGCGCTCTACAAGTTTGTGGACCGCATGCTCGATGGGCGCGAGATCGACGTCTACAATCACGGCGATATGTACCGCGACTTCACCTATATCGATGACCTCGTGCGCGGTATCCGCCTTCTGATGGATGCGGTTCCGGGCGGCGAGGAGACCCGTGTCGAGGGCGACAACCTGAGCCCGGTCGCTCCGTTCCGCGTGGTGAATATCGGCAATTCGGACAAGGTGCGGCTTCTGGATTTCGTCGCCGGGATCGAAGACGCGCTGGGCATGAAGGCCAAGATCAACTTCATGGATATCCAGCCCGGCGATGTGCCTGCCACCTGGGCCGATGCGTCGCTTTTGCAGGCCTTGACTGGCTATCGCCCGCAGACGGATTTCCGGAAAGGTATCCGGGAATTCGTGACCTGGTACCGGGAATATTCGGGGAAGTGA
- the msrA gene encoding peptide-methionine (S)-S-oxide reductase MsrA has protein sequence MKQPIQTAILALGLALPASFAHSADITVAGGCFWCVEADFEKVSGVSEAVSGYTGGTTSNPTYKQVTGGNTGHYEAVRITYDADTVSRERLFDLFFRSIDPFDDGGQFCDRGASYRPAIFVEDAAERADAEAAKTPAEQELGRDVAVPILDAKTFYEAEDYHQGYYKSTEKTLTRFGYIDRADAYDRYREGCRRDQRVRQVWGDDAPFIGG, from the coding sequence ATGAAACAACCGATCCAGACCGCAATCCTGGCCCTCGGCCTCGCTTTGCCCGCTTCATTCGCCCATAGCGCCGACATCACGGTCGCGGGCGGCTGTTTCTGGTGTGTCGAAGCTGATTTCGAGAAGGTCTCGGGCGTGTCAGAAGCGGTGTCCGGCTACACCGGGGGCACCACGAGCAACCCGACCTACAAACAGGTCACGGGTGGCAATACCGGTCATTATGAAGCTGTGCGGATCACCTATGACGCAGATACAGTCTCGCGCGAGAGGCTTTTTGATCTGTTCTTCCGGTCCATCGATCCCTTCGACGACGGCGGACAATTCTGTGATCGTGGCGCCTCCTACCGCCCGGCGATTTTCGTGGAAGATGCCGCCGAACGAGCAGATGCGGAGGCCGCGAAGACCCCGGCAGAGCAGGAGCTGGGGCGCGATGTGGCTGTGCCGATCCTCGATGCGAAGACCTTCTACGAGGCCGAGGACTATCATCAGGGTTACTACAAAAGCACCGAGAAGACCCTGACCCGCTTCGGCTATATCGACCGTGCGGATGCCTATGACCGCTACCGCGAAGGATGCCGCCGGGACCAGCGCGTGCGTCAGGTCTGGGGTGACGACGCGCCCTTCATCGGCGGCTAG
- a CDS encoding PfkB family carbohydrate kinase: protein MTIWNLGSINADFVYRVPHLPAPGETLASSSYTRGLGGKGANMSVAAARAGARVAHLGAIGSDGGWMLERLMEYGVDTRAIDRVSDASGHAIIAVDDAGENQIILYPGANHAISETRLADRLREGAASDLFLFQNETNAQAKAAALASGQGMRVVYAAAPFDAAAVSDVLPLLDLLILNAVEARQLEDATGLAPAKLPVRDVVVTRGSEGATWFETDGGTATDIPAIPADAKDTTGAGDTFTGYLCAGLDRGFSMRQSLDLATKAAAIMVGRVGTADVIPDLKDIEDRFGPDA from the coding sequence ATGACGATCTGGAATCTCGGCTCTATCAATGCCGATTTCGTCTATCGGGTGCCGCATCTACCGGCCCCGGGCGAGACGCTGGCATCGTCCTCCTACACGCGGGGATTGGGCGGTAAGGGCGCGAACATGTCCGTGGCCGCCGCGCGGGCCGGGGCGCGCGTGGCGCATCTGGGGGCCATCGGATCCGATGGCGGATGGATGCTCGAGCGGTTGATGGAATACGGCGTCGACACGCGTGCGATTGACCGCGTGAGTGACGCATCGGGCCACGCGATCATCGCGGTAGATGACGCGGGAGAGAACCAGATCATTCTCTATCCCGGCGCAAATCACGCGATTTCGGAAACCCGCCTCGCTGATCGTCTGCGTGAAGGTGCCGCATCGGATCTGTTCCTGTTCCAGAACGAGACGAATGCCCAGGCCAAAGCCGCGGCGCTCGCATCGGGGCAGGGCATGCGCGTCGTCTATGCGGCGGCACCTTTCGACGCGGCGGCGGTGTCCGATGTTCTCCCGCTTCTCGACCTGCTGATCCTGAACGCCGTCGAAGCCCGGCAATTGGAGGATGCGACGGGCCTTGCGCCCGCGAAACTCCCCGTGCGCGACGTCGTCGTCACACGGGGCAGCGAAGGGGCCACGTGGTTCGAGACGGATGGCGGGACGGCCACGGACATACCGGCGATTCCGGCTGATGCGAAGGATACCACGGGCGCGGGGGATACGTTCACCGGATATCTCTGCGCGGGCCTCGACCGAGGGTTTTCGATGCGGCAATCGCTGGATCTGGCGACGAAAGCGGCGGCGATCATGGTCGGCCGTGTGGGCACCGCGGATGTGATCCCGGACCTCAAGGATATCGAGGACCGGTTCGGCCCGGACGCCTGA
- a CDS encoding NADP-dependent malic enzyme, whose amino-acid sequence MARQKYTREEALAFHLEPEPGKWEVQATVPMTTQRDLSLAYSPGVAVPCEEIAENPELAYDYTNKGNLVAVISNGTAVLGLGNLGALGSKPVMEGKSVLFKRFADVNSIDIELDTEDPDAFCQAVKLMGPTFGGINLEDIKAPECFIIEQRLKEEMDIPVFHDDQHGTAVICAAGLINALHISGKKIEDVKIVLNGAGAAGIACIELLKSMGARHNNCVVCDTKGVIYQGRTEGMNQWKSAHAIQTEARSLEEAMVDADVFLGVSVKGAVTQEMVQSMADNPVIFAMANPDPEITPEEAHEVRMDAIVATGRSDYPNQVNNVLGFPYLFRGALDINARAINDEMKIACAEALAALAREDVPDEVAVAYGKTLSFGRDYIIPTPFDPRLIYRIPPAVAKAGMDTGAARRPIVDMDAYEVSLKTRLDPTASILQGINARARAAQARMIFAEGDDPRVLRAAVSYQRSGFGKALVVGRDADVKAKLEAAGMGDAVREIEVINAANTHHLETYKQFLYARNQRNGMDQQDAHRMAARDRHVFASLMLAHGHGDGLVTGATRKSAHVMERINLVFDAQAKQGAAGITALLHKGRIVLMGDTLVHEWPDEHDLADIAERAADVARHLGLEPRVAFVSFSTFGYPVSERAEKMHLAPDVLDARGVNFEYEGEMTVDVALNRRAQESYPFQRLTGPANILIVPARHSASISTKLMQEMAGATVIGPILTGVDKSIQICSSSSTANDIMNMAVLAACKVG is encoded by the coding sequence ATGGCAAGGCAGAAATATACCCGCGAAGAGGCACTGGCCTTCCACCTGGAGCCCGAGCCCGGCAAGTGGGAAGTGCAGGCCACCGTGCCGATGACGACGCAGCGGGATCTGTCGCTGGCCTATTCCCCCGGCGTGGCCGTGCCCTGTGAGGAAATCGCGGAAAACCCGGAGCTTGCTTACGATTACACGAACAAGGGCAACCTCGTTGCGGTGATCTCGAACGGGACGGCGGTTCTGGGGCTCGGCAATCTCGGCGCGCTCGGCTCGAAGCCCGTGATGGAAGGCAAATCGGTCCTGTTCAAACGGTTCGCCGACGTGAACTCCATCGATATCGAGCTTGATACCGAAGATCCGGACGCCTTCTGCCAGGCGGTCAAGCTGATGGGGCCGACCTTCGGGGGCATCAACCTCGAAGACATCAAGGCGCCCGAATGCTTCATCATCGAGCAGCGCCTCAAGGAAGAGATGGATATCCCCGTCTTCCATGACGATCAGCACGGCACCGCCGTGATCTGTGCCGCCGGTCTCATCAACGCGCTGCACATCTCGGGCAAGAAGATCGAGGATGTGAAGATCGTTCTAAATGGCGCGGGCGCTGCGGGCATCGCCTGTATCGAGCTTCTGAAGAGCATGGGTGCGCGGCATAACAATTGCGTCGTCTGCGATACGAAGGGCGTGATTTACCAGGGCCGCACCGAAGGCATGAACCAGTGGAAATCCGCCCATGCGATCCAGACCGAGGCGCGGTCGCTGGAAGAGGCGATGGTCGATGCCGACGTTTTCCTCGGTGTCTCCGTAAAAGGGGCCGTGACGCAGGAGATGGTCCAGTCGATGGCCGACAATCCGGTCATTTTCGCCATGGCCAATCCCGATCCGGAGATCACGCCCGAAGAGGCGCATGAGGTCCGCATGGATGCCATCGTCGCCACGGGCCGGTCGGATTATCCCAATCAGGTCAATAACGTGCTGGGCTTTCCTTATCTCTTCCGGGGTGCGCTCGACATCAATGCTCGCGCGATCAATGACGAGATGAAGATCGCCTGCGCCGAGGCTCTGGCGGCACTTGCCCGCGAGGACGTGCCCGATGAGGTAGCGGTGGCTTATGGCAAGACGCTCAGCTTCGGGCGCGACTACATCATCCCGACGCCCTTCGATCCGCGGCTGATCTACCGCATCCCGCCCGCCGTGGCGAAAGCGGGCATGGATACCGGTGCCGCGCGGCGGCCGATCGTGGACATGGACGCCTACGAGGTGTCGCTCAAGACCCGGCTCGATCCGACCGCGTCGATCCTGCAGGGCATCAATGCCCGCGCTAGGGCGGCACAGGCACGGATGATCTTCGCGGAGGGCGACGATCCGCGCGTGTTGCGGGCGGCGGTGAGCTATCAACGCTCGGGATTCGGCAAGGCACTGGTCGTCGGCCGGGACGCCGACGTCAAAGCCAAGCTGGAGGCCGCTGGCATGGGCGATGCCGTGCGCGAGATCGAAGTGATCAACGCCGCCAACACCCATCATCTCGAAACCTACAAGCAGTTCCTCTATGCGCGGAACCAACGAAACGGGATGGATCAACAGGACGCGCACCGGATGGCCGCGCGGGATCGGCACGTCTTCGCATCGTTGATGCTCGCCCATGGTCATGGCGACGGGCTCGTGACCGGTGCAACCCGAAAGTCGGCCCACGTGATGGAGCGGATCAATCTGGTCTTCGACGCGCAGGCGAAACAGGGTGCTGCGGGCATCACGGCGCTTCTGCACAAGGGGCGTATCGTGCTGATGGGCGATACGCTGGTGCATGAATGGCCGGACGAGCATGACCTGGCCGATATCGCCGAACGGGCGGCGGACGTGGCCCGGCATCTGGGCCTCGAGCCGCGGGTCGCGTTCGTGTCCTTCTCGACCTTTGGGTATCCCGTCTCTGAACGGGCCGAGAAGATGCATCTTGCGCCGGATGTGCTCGACGCGCGCGGCGTGAATTTCGAATATGAAGGTGAAATGACCGTCGATGTCGCGCTCAACAGGCGTGCGCAGGAAAGCTATCCGTTCCAGCGCCTGACGGGCCCGGCCAATATCCTGATCGTGCCCGCGCGACACTCGGCCTCAATCTCCACGAAATTGATGCAGGAAATGGCAGGCGCCACCGTGATCGGCCCGATTCTGACCGGCGTGGACAAGTCGATCCAGATCTGCTCGTCCTCATCGACGGCGAATGACATCATGAACATGGCCGTGCTTGCCGCGTGCAAGGTCGGCTAG
- the mutS gene encoding DNA mismatch repair protein MutS: MNAVTPMMAQYLEIKAGHPDALLFYRMGDFYELFFDDAAAAAEALDIALTKRGKHDGNDIPMCGVPVHSAEGYLLTLIRKGFRVAVCEQMESPAEAKKRGSKSVVKREVVRLVTPGTLTEESLLEARRHNYLAALGQVRDAFALAWADISTGAFHVMPIPAARIGAELARLAPAELLLSEASEDTQRPVLSDLGLEPTILSRGSFDSSAGDARLTALFGVATLEPFGDFNRAELSAMGALVDYLEITQKGKLPLLRPPRQDQVSRLLQIDAATRTNLELTRGADGSRAGSLLSVIDKTTTAAGARLLERRLSSPSQNLDDITARHDAVAWSLENANAALSLRESLRKVPDLDRALSRLALDRGGPRDLSAVRAALTQAESLAASLENAELPDLLAEAQQALTGHDTLLALLDEALIAEPPLLARDGGFIAEGFDADLDEARTLRDEGRGVIARMQSDFIEQTGIGSLKIKHNNVLGYFIETTATHATKMMAPPHSEVFIHRQTTANQVRFTTVELSELETRILNAGGRALEIEKRIYDTLKAAILENAPALSSLALGLAEFDVALSMGTLAREEDWVRPKVDDSRAFVIEGGRHPVVERALRAQGGAPFIANDCTLSPEHDGPALELLTGPNMAGKSTYLRQNALIAILAQMGGYVPAAHAHIGCVSQIFSRVGASDDLARGRSTFMVEMVETAAILNQADTRALVILDEIGRGTATYDGLSIAWATLEHLAEVNRVRGLFATHYHEMTALAGKLPGVSNATVAVKEWDGEVIFLHEVRPGAADRSYGVQVAQLAGLPPAVVARAKSVLDALEKGERDKASPKALIDDLPLFSVAAQAPTPKAEAAPSEVEARLRDLSPDDMSPREALEALYQLRGLVRD; encoded by the coding sequence ATGAACGCCGTGACGCCGATGATGGCGCAATATCTCGAGATCAAAGCCGGACATCCCGATGCGCTCTTGTTCTATCGCATGGGCGATTTCTACGAGCTGTTCTTCGACGATGCAGCCGCCGCCGCCGAGGCGCTGGATATTGCGCTCACGAAACGCGGCAAGCATGACGGCAACGATATCCCCATGTGCGGCGTGCCCGTTCATTCCGCCGAGGGTTATCTGCTGACGTTGATCCGGAAAGGGTTTCGCGTCGCGGTCTGTGAACAGATGGAAAGCCCCGCTGAGGCCAAGAAGCGCGGATCGAAATCTGTCGTGAAGCGGGAAGTCGTGCGCCTCGTGACGCCCGGCACCCTGACGGAGGAAAGCCTGCTCGAGGCAAGGCGGCACAATTATCTGGCCGCTTTGGGCCAGGTTAGAGACGCTTTTGCATTGGCTTGGGCAGACATCTCCACCGGTGCGTTTCACGTGATGCCCATCCCCGCGGCCCGGATCGGAGCAGAGCTTGCGCGGCTCGCACCCGCTGAATTGCTGCTTTCGGAAGCGAGCGAAGATACCCAACGGCCGGTCCTGTCCGATCTCGGATTGGAGCCCACGATCCTGTCGCGCGGCTCATTCGATTCCAGCGCAGGTGATGCACGGCTCACCGCGCTTTTCGGGGTCGCGACATTGGAGCCATTCGGCGATTTCAATCGGGCCGAATTGTCCGCCATGGGGGCGCTCGTCGATTATCTCGAGATTACGCAGAAGGGAAAACTGCCGCTTCTCAGGCCGCCAAGGCAGGACCAGGTGTCGCGTCTGTTGCAGATCGATGCGGCGACGCGGACCAACCTTGAACTTACACGCGGCGCGGACGGCTCTCGCGCGGGATCGCTTTTGTCCGTGATCGACAAGACAACCACAGCCGCCGGGGCACGCCTGCTTGAACGGCGGCTGTCGTCGCCCAGCCAGAACTTGGACGACATAACCGCCCGCCACGATGCGGTGGCGTGGAGCCTTGAGAACGCAAATGCGGCTCTGTCCCTGCGCGAAAGCCTGCGCAAGGTGCCGGATCTCGACCGCGCCCTGTCCCGTCTAGCGCTTGATCGGGGCGGACCGCGAGACCTGAGCGCGGTGCGCGCTGCGTTGACGCAGGCCGAAAGCCTGGCCGCCTCGCTGGAAAATGCCGAACTTCCGGACCTTCTTGCCGAGGCGCAGCAGGCGCTGACCGGTCACGATACGCTTCTGGCGCTCCTCGACGAGGCGCTGATCGCGGAGCCGCCGCTTTTGGCACGGGACGGTGGCTTCATCGCGGAAGGCTTCGATGCCGATCTCGACGAGGCGCGGACGCTGCGCGACGAGGGGCGCGGTGTCATCGCGCGTATGCAATCCGATTTCATCGAGCAAACCGGCATCGGATCGCTGAAGATCAAGCACAACAACGTCCTTGGGTATTTCATCGAAACGACGGCGACCCATGCGACGAAGATGATGGCCCCGCCTCATTCGGAGGTGTTCATCCACCGCCAGACAACGGCCAACCAGGTGCGGTTCACCACCGTGGAATTGTCCGAGCTGGAAACGCGGATCCTGAATGCGGGCGGACGGGCGCTGGAGATCGAAAAGCGGATCTATGACACCCTGAAAGCGGCCATTCTTGAGAATGCCCCTGCCCTGTCGTCCCTCGCCTTGGGTCTTGCGGAATTCGATGTCGCCCTGTCGATGGGCACGCTTGCGCGGGAAGAAGACTGGGTCCGTCCGAAGGTCGATGACAGCCGCGCTTTCGTCATCGAAGGGGGCCGGCATCCGGTGGTCGAACGCGCGCTACGCGCACAGGGCGGCGCACCCTTCATCGCCAATGATTGCACCCTGTCGCCCGAACATGACGGACCGGCGCTTGAGCTTCTGACAGGCCCGAACATGGCCGGTAAATCGACCTATTTGCGGCAGAACGCGCTGATCGCGATCCTGGCGCAAATGGGGGGGTATGTGCCCGCGGCGCATGCGCATATCGGCTGCGTCAGCCAGATTTTCAGCCGCGTCGGGGCTTCGGACGATCTGGCGCGGGGTCGTTCCACATTCATGGTGGAGATGGTAGAAACCGCGGCCATTCTGAACCAGGCCGATACGCGGGCCTTGGTCATCCTGGACGAGATCGGGCGTGGAACGGCGACCTATGACGGCCTGTCCATCGCGTGGGCGACACTGGAGCATCTGGCGGAGGTCAACCGGGTCCGCGGTCTGTTCGCCACGCATTATCACGAGATGACTGCACTGGCAGGGAAGCTGCCCGGCGTGTCGAACGCGACGGTCGCGGTCAAGGAATGGGACGGCGAGGTGATCTTCCTGCACGAGGTTCGCCCCGGTGCAGCGGATCGCTCTTACGGGGTTCAGGTGGCGCAGCTTGCGGGCCTTCCGCCTGCCGTCGTGGCCCGCGCGAAATCCGTGCTTGATGCGCTGGAAAAAGGCGAACGGGACAAGGCGTCGCCCAAGGCCCTGATCGATGACCTGCCCCTGTTCTCGGTCGCAGCCCAAGCGCCCACCCCCAAAGCAGAAGCCGCGCCGTCCGAGGTGGAGGCGCGGCTTCGAGATCTGTCGCCGGACGATATGAGCCCGCGAGAGGCGCTGGAGGCATTATACCAACTGCGCGGACTCGTGCGGGATTAG